GATTGTTTCTCCATCAGTGGCAATATCGTAGGTTATGAGAATAAACGAACACATTTGCCTCGTTGATTTGCTACTAAATTTGTAAATGTagcgagggaaaacaaaaccgttaAACAAAACCAGGAAATTAGGCCGCGCTCATCAGGCATGgaataaatattatttacaGTTACGATATGATTAAAAGGAacaatcaaaatgaaacataaccACCGATAAACCGTATACAGCCCCTTTGACCTCTCTCGCAGCTTGCTTTAAGAACTATGGAGACTGATTACAGTTGGAAAAACGGATCGATAGGAGGTAAACTTTATAATAAATCTGTTCTACACTTAAAACCTATCCCAGGAATTACTTTTGATCGGTTCTCTGTCGCGGAATCAACATTATACGCCCATTCATTGCTGACTATTGGAGAAGATCCACAAATTATACTATTACCTTAGAATGACTGGTACTAGGAAATGAACGATCATTGCTTAATCTACGCTCTTAACCCTTGCTGCCGCTTATGCTGCTGTGCCCATTATGTCCGATCTTAACCGATTCGATGGCGATTATAGAATTATGTAAATTATTATCACAACTACTAGTGCTATGGATAGTACCACAATGGCCATCCATTGTCGCCGATCTAGAAGAAATGGGGGGAACGTAGCACGTTGAAAATTGCATTTCTGTTAAGCGAccctcttcctcccttttttcttacCATTAGTCATATGCAGCACCTTCGCTACCTTTTTCATGGTAGCATCCATTTTGGAATCCGTTTGCTCCAGCTCATTGCCGAACTCGTCGAGCATTCTGCAAACAGGTATAGGAAGAAAAGTTCATCTCACATCTCGTCGAATTCAACCAAACGGGAAACGGTACTTACACCGCCTGTTCGTCGAGTTCTATTCCTATCTGGCGGGAGACGGTTTTAAGCGTACCGATGGAATCGCTTATTACATCCAGTTGCTCATCTTGTCCCACTAGAATGCGATGCTGCGTCGCGAGCGTATCTTCGACGAACCGGCTCGAGCTTGCATCCAATacggatgaagatgaagcgcCCGTGGGTACGTAATGGCTTGGGCTATCGTCTAGGTTGTTCTCCAGCTTGGAGTACTTGGCTCCACTGTGTCTCGATGCCATTGCTGCGCCGGCCGAACTGATCAGATGCTTACCGGCGTCCGCTAGGTTCAGATTGTTGGGCTGGTTGTTGTTATTCAGGTTGCAGCTGAGCGCGTTGTTAATACCGGTGTGTGGTCCGgcactgccactaccactaaCGCTCACGACGACACCGTTTGATATGATGCAGTTGTTGGTACTATGGTTGTTGTTATTAATGTAGTTTTTGCTGCGCGGTGATGATTCCACGGTATCGAGCAGCGGTTGACGGGCTGTTATGTCCTGATCACGGTTGCGGCTGATACTCATGCGATCTTTCATCGATTTCACCTCATCCCGGGTCGCATCGATAAAGTGGCGCCGACTAGAAAGCTCCCGGTTATCGATCTTAAACTTGCCTGGATTTTTCTCCACAATACGTGCTAAGCGGGATAAAAAGTCTCGTTAAGGAACAAAAACCTCACGAAAAAATGCGAGTAAAGTTAATTATGAAGCAATCATTTGAAAAGGATATTAATCGTGTCCTCTAGATCCTCTAGGTCCCATTCGATGCTGCGTAATGAGTTTTTCAGTTCCGTTGTCGTCCAATCGGTCTCGGCAGTCGATCCACCGGAATGTGCGTCATTCAGTTCACGCCAACGAATATACAACCCACGTGTCTTGTTGAGTGCCTTGAATACTTCGCtaaaaaagacagaaaaagggAATATTTCGGTTCATTAGCAACAAATTTAAGGAAAAAACATTCGGACTTATTCAAactccaaaaaaacacacacaaagaaagaTAAGATCAGAGCCCCAGATCATTCGATTGAATCAACAACATGTGTGTTTAAATGAGAACCCCATGAACCAGATAACGGTTATGAAATTTGTTTCGACAGCTCCTATGCTGCATGTTGTGGCGATGCATGGTTTCATAATAGCATCTGCAGAGCCTAAGGCTACACTATAAAGCTGGAAGGCCTGCGGCCCTGGCTTACAGAAGAAAATTGTCCCTCTGCCAGTTAAATTCGTAAGATAGGAAAGATGCAACGCTTCctatttgttgttgtgcttggGGCGATTATGCTGTCGATTGCCTACAGCAATGGTAAGATATTAGATGCAGTGAGTGCTGCATTAAGACATCGTGACTAAATTCTCCGTTTGCCGTACATTTCATTCCAGAATGCAATGGAAAGAACGAGCAATACTACAACTGCTCCTCGCCATGC
This sequence is a window from Anopheles darlingi chromosome 3, idAnoDarlMG_H_01, whole genome shotgun sequence. Protein-coding genes within it:
- the LOC125958110 gene encoding syntaxin-6; its protein translation is MMEDPFFVVKDEVFKALNKTRGLYIRWRELNDAHSGGSTAETDWTTTELKNSLRSIEWDLEDLEDTISIVEKNPGKFKIDNRELSSRRHFIDATRDEVKSMKDRMSISRNRDQDITARQPLLDTVESSPRSKNYINNNNHSTNNCIISNGVVVSVSGSGSAGPHTGINNALSCNLNNNNQPNNLNLADAGKHLISSAGAAMASRHSGAKYSKLENNLDDSPSHYVPTGASSSSVLDASSSRFVEDTLATQHRILVGQDEQLDVISDSIGTLKTVSRQIGIELDEQAVMLDEFGNELEQTDSKMDATMKKVAKVLHMTNDRRQWMAIVVLSIALVVVIIIYIIL